A single genomic interval of Melitaea cinxia chromosome 18, ilMelCinx1.1, whole genome shotgun sequence harbors:
- the LOC123662160 gene encoding mitochondrial intermembrane space import and assembly protein 40, translating into MTFLYRGGKDVVVVAAREELRAPSRETLPPAAPAPGLVLPDGSINWGCPCLGGMATGPCGPQFREAFSCFHYSEADPKGSDCYEKFSVMQGCMADYPELYGKDEDDDDDELSAALEQAAGEGGEQRAVGGGGEGGERAAGEGVGRDERAAGKGGEGGGRA; encoded by the exons GGCGGCAAGGACGTGGTGGTGGTGGCGGCGCGCGAGGAGCTGCGCGCGCCGAGCCGCGAGACtctgccgcccgccgcgcccgcgcccggcCTCGTCCTGCCCGACGGCTCCATCAACTGGGGCTGCCCCTGCCTGGGCGGCATGGCCACCGGGCCCTGCGGCCCGCAGTTCCGCGAAGCCTTCTCCTGCTTCCACTACAG TGAAGCGGACCCCAAGGGCAGCGACTGTTACGAGAAGTTCAGCGTGATGCAGGGGTGCATGGCGGACTACCCCGAGCTGTACGGCAAGGACGaggacgacgacgacgacgagcTGTCGGCGGCGCTCGAGCAGGCGGCGGGGGAGGGCGGGGAGCAGCGGGCGGTGGGGGGTGGCGGGGAGGGGGGAGAGCGGGCAGCGGGGGAGGGAGTGGGGCGTGACGAGCGGGCGGCGGGGAAGGGCGGGGAGGGGGGCGGGCGCGCGTAG